In the Prochlorococcus marinus CUG1438 genome, CGAGAATCCTGAGCGAAGTGAAACTGAAAGAAGATTAGGAGAAGTAGTAAGAAACTTTAATTTATTGATTATATGGAGAGTAATAATTGATGTCATGAGAAGATCGATTAATTATGCTGGAAATTTCTTTCCATACTTAATAATGGCAGTTCCTTACTTTAAGGGAGATATTGATTATGGGCGCTTTATTCAGGCAAGCTTTGCATTTGGAATGGTTGAAGGTTCATTATTTTTTATTGTGAATCAAATAGAGGAACTTGCAAAATTTACTGCTGGGATTGGCAGATTAGAAGGATTCCAATCAAAAGTTGAATCAATTAGTCAAACCAAACCAACAAGCAATCAAAAAATTATTTCAGATTACCCCTCAATTCTTATTAATAACGCTGACCTGTGCCCACCAGGATCAAATAAAAAAATAATTAAAAATTTAAATTTGAGTATCGACAATAATCAATCACTCTTAGTTGTTGGACCATCTGGGTGCGGAAAAACATCTTTACTTAGAATGATTAGTGGTTTATGGGAACCGGATCATGGAATGATTAAAAAACCGAAAATTGGCGATTTATTATTCATACCTCAAAAGCCTTATATGTTACTAGGTTCTTTAAGAGAACAATTATGTTATCCCACAGAAGTGAATAAATTTAGTGATGAACATCTTACTTCTGTATTACATGAGGTAAATTTAAAAACCTTAGTAGATCGTTATCCTAATCTTGACATCAAGCAAGATTGGCCACGAATTCTTTCTCTAGGGGAGCAACAAAGATTGGCTTTTGCAAGACTGTTACTAAATTCCCCAAGATTCGCAGTACTTGATGAAGCAACAAGTGCTTTAGATATTGACACTGAAAAAAAACTATATAGTTTACTAAAAGAACGAGAGCTTTCTCTTATAAGTGTTGGACATAGACCTAGCTTAAAAGATTTTCATGAAAATATTTTAGAATTAAATGGACAAGGAGACTGGAAATTATTAGCTTCTGATAAGTATAATTTTAAGGATTAGAAAAAAAAATGAATTCTAAAGAAGAACAAACCAACTCAGAACTAACTAATTTAGAGAATGTGAGTTTTATAGAAGAGCAAAAAAATCCGAATCAGATCAATGAACAAATTGAAGACAATAAATTAGATGAAAAATCAATAGAGATTAAAGATGAATATCAATTTGGATGGAGTAGCTATTCTGAAATAACTAATGGAAGATTTGCAATGATTGGCTTCATAGCAATAATATTAATTGAATTAATTAGTCAACAATCATTTTTAAGATGGGCAGGTATCCTATAATTAATCATCAAATCTAGAACTATTATCTCTAGGTTTCTTTTTGTTTGTTGCAACGTTATATCTACCATTTTGATTTTTTGAACTTGATCTAGATGAGGAGCTAACTCTACGATTCACTCGTGGGTTTTTGGCTTGATTAGCATCTTTAAATGAAGCATCTTCTACTTGAGTTGTTGAAGTTTGTGGCCTAATAGGAGATCTTGTAGGTTTATTTCTTAATGGAGAAGAATCATCAGGAGTAGAAATATTATCCTGTCTAGAAACATTACGATTAATCCTGGGTCTTGACCCTGTTTTAGCTTCATCGCGAGATAAGTTTCGTCTCTCACCAAATTTATTTCTTGCTGATTGATTACTATTTCTATCTTCAGAAGTCTCTCTTCTCCTTCTATTAAGTTCTTCTTCTTCAAACGGACTCACTTCTCTCTGAGATGGCCTGCTTCTACTTGCTGCAGCAGAGGGTATAGCTCTTGAAACATTTCTCCTACGAGATCTCCCTTCGCTATAGTCCTCTTCAAATTCATCTTCTTGAGGTTTAAATCTTCTTGATGGTCTTCCAGATTCTTCAAACCTATCGTAATCATCATTAAAGCGACCTCTAGCATTTCTGGGAACATCAGAAATAGGATCATCATCAAAATAAGATGATCTTCGAGCTTGATCAGTAGCAACTCCCCTCAATCGCACACTTTCATATGCGAAAAAAACTGTGGTTCCTGCTAATAAAAACTGACCAAACTGGAGGATAGGATCTAACCTCCAGCCTTGAAAAAATAATATTCCTCCACACAAAAGTCCAATTGCTGCAAAGAAAACATCATAATCCCTTGCTAAAGCAGGTTTAAAAGACCTTAAAAAATAAAGGCCTCCTCCACATACCGCAAGAACTATACCAACAATACTGGCCCAATTGAGACTAGCATTGACCACATTCTTTCTCCAAAAATTTATTTTTTAAAGGGTTACTTAAATCCCCCATATATATAGTGTACTTAAAACTTCTACAAAAACTAGCGTCTTCCAGTAGAAGTACGATCTAGGGAGTCTTTCTGACTGACAAAAATCAAAAATGCAGAGGCTGGAATAACAATAAGTAGAGCAGCAGCAATAAAACTACCTATCATTCCAACTGCGGAATTATTTGCAACTTCAGTAGAAAAGTCAGCGACTAGTAATAAATTTGAAATTTGAAACACTTTTTAAATATTAAATTCTCAATTTATAATACGAATTAAATACGTTTCAATGGGTTATTTATTAAGATGAATTAAATAATTGTGATTTCCTTGCTTATAAACACTCTTCAAATTTTAGATATTAGTTTAGGAATTTTTCTTTCATATCTAACTATAGTTTTTCTAATAAGATTAATTCTTACTTGGTATCCTAAAATTGATTTAAGTAAAGGTTTATGGTTATTAATTTCAATACCATCAAGCTCAATTCTTAATTTAACAAGAAAACTAATTCCTCCTATTGGAGGTGTTGATGTTGGACCCGTAATTTGGATTGGAGTTATAAGCTTTTTAAGGGAAATTTTAGTCGGTCAGCAAGGACTTATAAAACTTGCATTGCAAACAAATATTTCGTAAAAATAATTTTATTATTTCTCAGTAATTTGGCAATAATTCTTCTTCTACATATTTAGTATGTATCTTACCTTCCTTAAATTTAGATTGATTAAGTAAAGTTAGATGAAAATTAATTGTAGTAGTAATACCAGTTACCGCGCACTCATTTAAAGCCCTATTCATACGTTTAATTGCAGTATTACGATCTTTCCCCCAAACTATTAATTTACCAATTAATGAGTCATAGAAAGGCGGTATTTCATAGCCGGTATAAACATGACTATCCACCCTTACACCAGGACCACCAGGAGGTAGCCAGCCAGTTATTTTTCCAGGTGATGGTCGGAAATTGTGAGAAGGATCTTCAGCATTGATTCTACATTCAATAGCATGACCGTTTAAGTGGATATCATCCTGATTAAATTCCAAGTTTGCTCCGCTTGCAATCTTAATTTGCTCAGCTATTAAATCA is a window encoding:
- a CDS encoding ABC transporter ATP-binding protein/permease; this encodes MNKAVNNKSKILYQLQKLRKLSQPFFLPIDQCNGFQFIWLLISLLFCVGGVVLVGLTGIISFFESFQPIFLEKYFGGVVSTVNSIWAGSWGLLFSALFLIGSGSFFSLRRQLKNRRWLHWLFLAIIVLMLLAVNGINAGIGFIARDLTNALVEKQEDGFYRILGIYACCFAVALPIRVSQIFFTYKLGIIWREWLSKSLVKDYMTNKAYYQLNPNDEEQTDVDNPDQRITDDTRAFTGQSLSFTLGIFDALLTFSLNILILWSISTTLTFSLFGYAAFATSILLIAGKNLVKIDFDQLRYEADFRYGLVHIRDNAESIAFYSGENPERSETERRLGEVVRNFNLLIIWRVIIDVMRRSINYAGNFFPYLIMAVPYFKGDIDYGRFIQASFAFGMVEGSLFFIVNQIEELAKFTAGIGRLEGFQSKVESISQTKPTSNQKIISDYPSILINNADLCPPGSNKKIIKNLNLSIDNNQSLLVVGPSGCGKTSLLRMISGLWEPDHGMIKKPKIGDLLFIPQKPYMLLGSLREQLCYPTEVNKFSDEHLTSVLHEVNLKTLVDRYPNLDIKQDWPRILSLGEQQRLAFARLLLNSPRFAVLDEATSALDIDTEKKLYSLLKERELSLISVGHRPSLKDFHENILELNGQGDWKLLASDKYNFKD
- a CDS encoding high light inducible protein gives rise to the protein MNSKEEQTNSELTNLENVSFIEEQKNPNQINEQIEDNKLDEKSIEIKDEYQFGWSSYSEITNGRFAMIGFIAIILIELISQQSFLRWAGIL
- a CDS encoding Ycf66 family protein produces the protein MVNASLNWASIVGIVLAVCGGGLYFLRSFKPALARDYDVFFAAIGLLCGGILFFQGWRLDPILQFGQFLLAGTTVFFAYESVRLRGVATDQARRSSYFDDDPISDVPRNARGRFNDDYDRFEESGRPSRRFKPQEDEFEEDYSEGRSRRRNVSRAIPSAAASRSRPSQREVSPFEEEELNRRRRETSEDRNSNQSARNKFGERRNLSRDEAKTGSRPRINRNVSRQDNISTPDDSSPLRNKPTRSPIRPQTSTTQVEDASFKDANQAKNPRVNRRVSSSSRSSSKNQNGRYNVATNKKKPRDNSSRFDD
- a CDS encoding photosystem II reaction center X protein; this encodes MFQISNLLLVADFSTEVANNSAVGMIGSFIAAALLIVIPASAFLIFVSQKDSLDRTSTGRR
- a CDS encoding YggT family protein, producing the protein MLINTLQILDISLGIFLSYLTIVFLIRLILTWYPKIDLSKGLWLLISIPSSSILNLTRKLIPPIGGVDVGPVIWIGVISFLREILVGQQGLIKLALQTNIS